From Bacillus sp. Bos-x628, the proteins below share one genomic window:
- the cbpB gene encoding cyclic-di-AMP-binding protein CbpB, with protein MIDIEPNQLLESTVAEHMIDADKVAHVQIGNNLEHALLVLTKTGYTAIPVLDPSYRLHGLIGTNMIMNKIFGLERIEFEKLDQLKVEEAMLTEIPRLKTTDPVLKGVHAVTNNGFVCVENEDQVFEGIFTRRVVLKRLNEVIHSTKK; from the coding sequence ATGATAGATATAGAACCGAATCAGTTGCTTGAGTCAACAGTAGCTGAGCATATGATTGATGCAGATAAAGTCGCACATGTTCAAATTGGAAATAATCTCGAGCATGCTCTTTTAGTCCTGACGAAAACAGGATATACAGCAATACCTGTGTTAGACCCTTCTTATCGCCTTCATGGTTTAATTGGAACCAATATGATTATGAATAAAATCTTTGGATTGGAACGAATTGAATTTGAGAAACTTGATCAATTGAAGGTAGAAGAGGCCATGTTAACAGAGATTCCAAGACTTAAAACAACCGATCCTGTTCTAAAAGGTGTTCACGCTGTAACGAATAATGGATTTGTGTGTGTAGAAAATGAGGATCAAGTATTTGAAGGGATTTTTACGCGTCGTGTTGTATTAAAACGATTAAATGAGGTCATTCATTCCACGAAAAAATAA
- the abbA gene encoding antirepressor AbbA translates to MSVIENRFNEEEKKLLLNVLLNQDYAVELLSSEINDIECGTKKVDDNTYKQLITLYDRVRFEN, encoded by the coding sequence ATGAGCGTCATCGAAAATCGTTTTAATGAAGAAGAGAAAAAGCTATTATTAAACGTATTACTGAATCAGGATTATGCTGTCGAGTTACTAAGCAGTGAGATCAATGATATAGAATGTGGAACAAAAAAAGTTGACGACAATACGTATAAACAATTGATTACACTGTATGACAGAGTAAGGTTTGAGAATTAA